The window TAGTTTCTTTGATTAAACCGTAAGCCCAGACCAAGATCACTGTCGCGCCAACAAAACCCATCACCGTGTCCAGCCATACCCAGCCGTAATACTTGCCTGCGACCAAAGCGACGATGGCTAATACCGAAGTTAGCGCATCGGCCATTACATGCAGATAGGCCGCCCTTAGATTGTGATCCTGATGTTGGGGTCGATGACCGTGGTCCTTGTGATCATGATCATGATCGTGTTCGTCATGGTCATGGTCATGGTCATGGTCATGGTCATGGTCATGGTGAGAATTATGCCCGTGTCCATGGTGATGACCGTGATGGTCCCGTAATAACAGCGCGCTTAACAGATTGATCAACAAACCCACTTGCGCTACTAAAATCGCCTCGTCAAAGCGAATGATTTCCGGCATTAGCAGCCTTTGTACCGAGTCGGCAATCATCACCAAGGCTACCATCGCCAATGCTATCGAACTGGCAAATCCGCCCAACACGCCGACCTTGGCGGGACTAAACGCGAAAGTTTGGTCATCCTGGTGGATACGACTGTAACGATAAGCGAAGATCGCGATCATAAATGCCACCACATGGGTAGCCATGTGCCAACCGTCCGCCAACAGAGCCATCGAATGAAACTGCATGCCAGCGACGATTTCCACAATCATCGTTGCAAACGTCAAAAGCAGCACCCATTTCGTGCGCCGCTCGCCTTTGCGATTGATCCGCGCAAAATCGTGCGAATGTTGCCAGTTACTCAATTGATGTTCATGCATCCGTAGTTCCTTGTTCTCCACAGCCGAAACCTTCACCGAGGCACCATTCTAGCGCAGCTTACCGGGAAACACTTCCGCAAAGTAAAAGCGCCTGGTATTTGCGGCAAACCGCCGTAAAATAGGATTTTGAAACTATTCGCCCTTCACTCTCAAGTATTCGATGAGTAATTCCGAACACATCTTCAGCGTATCCCAGCTAAACCGCGAAGCCAAACGTTTGCTGGCCGGCCACTTCTTGACCGTGCAGGTACAAGGCGAGATTTCCAATCTCAGCCTACCCTCATCCGGCCATTACTACTTTACGTTGAAAGACGCGCAAGCCCAGATTCGCTGTGCCATGTTCAAAGGCCAGCAGCAGCGGCTGCGCTTCAAACCGGCCAACGGCAATCTAGTTGTCGCGACCGCGCAAGTCAGTTTGTACGAACCGCGCGGCGATTACCAACTGGTGGTGGAACAGCTGGAAGAAGCCGGTGACGGTGCATTACGACTGGCTTACGAACGCCTGAAGCAAAAACTATTGCTTGAAGGCTTGTTCGAGCAAAACCGCAAGAAACCGATACCGCAATTGCCAAAGCAAATAGGTGTCATCACCTCGGCCAGCGGCGCGGCTATTCACGACATTCTCAGCGTTTTGAAACGGCGCTTCCCGGCCATCCCGGTGTTGATCTATCCGGTGGCCGTGCAGGGCGAGAGTGCCAAATTTGAAATCTGCGCGGCACTGGAAACAGCAAATAAACAAGACTTGGTGGATGTAATCATCCTGGCGCGCGGCGGCGGTTCGCTTGAGGATTTGTGGGCCTTTAACGAAGAAATTGTGGCCCGGGCAGTAGCGGCCAGCCAGATTCCGGTGATTTCTGCAGTTGGCCACGAAGTAGATTTCAGTATCGCCGATTTCGTCGCCGATTTGCGCGCACCGACACCATCGGCAGCGGCCGAATGCGCTGTGCCGGACCAATCCGCGTGGCTGAACCTTTTTGCGGCTATCGAGCGCCAACTTACTCGACAGATGCAGGATAAATTACAGCAGCAGCAGTTGCATTTGACCTGGCTAAACAAAGCCCTACAAACCCAACATCCAGGCGAAAAACTACAACGTAATACACAGCGTCTGGACGAATTGGAACAACGCTTGAATCGCTCAACACAAGCCGGCTTGAAACTGCGCCTCCAGCGCCTGGCGCTAAACGCGCAGCGTCTGAACAGTCAGCAGCCGTTGGCATCAATTCACGGCTATCGGCTCCAGCTTGATTACTTCCAACAACGATTAAGCCGTTCCATGCAAATTAAACTGACGGCATTGAAAAACCGGCAACACGCGACGGCACAAACCTTACATGCGATCAGCCCACTGGCAACGCTGGAACGCGGTTACGCTATTGTGCAGCGACACGAAAGCTCCCAGCTAGTTAAGTCGGTTAAACAGTTAGCCAAGCTTGAACTGCTCGATATTAGAATGGCCGATGGTCACATTGTTAGTAGAGTTGATAAGGTAATACCCGATTAAATCTTGCCTGCGCTTTAATTGCCACCGACGATCATCCACCCAGTTTGTCATTGGCAATTACCGGGCATAAAACATGCTTATTTGTATTAGTTTAAAAATCACACGAGTGTTCATATGACAATATTCGACAAAACCATTCCCCTGAGTGTTGGTTATGCTCACATCGATCATGATCACGGCATATTTATTGATATGATAAATCAATTGGATAAGGCAAATAACACCGACTTTCCGGGATTGTTTGCGCAATTGTATCAACACACCGAAGAACATTTTGAATCGGAAAATCGGTTAATGGCGCAATGCGGATTTCCGGCGGAAACTGAACACAAAGGAGAACATCAACGCGTTTTGGGCGAATTCAAACAGTTTAAAACCTGCATAGACAAAGGTCTTATCACATTTGGTCGTTCATTTGTCAGAGAGCGTCTGCCGCAGTGGTTTGTGCTGCACGTTACAACGATGGACAGTGCTTTATCCGCGCATATAAAAATGCAACAAGAGTTGCCTGGCGAATGACTGCCAATAAGGAACTTAGAGTAATCGAACATTTTTACGACGCGGCCGAAAGCGAAAGCATTTATCGGCGTTTGCTGCAAGAACAGAACTGGCCCGACAATTGTTACAGCGTTGCCGGTCGAGAATTTACGTTACCTCGTCTACAAACCTGGCATGCGGACCCGGGGATAAGTTATAGCTACAGCAATAATCTATTGCAAACTCGGCCTTGGACTCCGTTGCTGTCGGATATACGGCAAAAAGTCGAACGCTGCTTAAACTTTTCGTTTAACTCCGTTTTGGTGAACTTGTATCGAAACGGCGAGGATTATGTGGGGTGGCATGCGGATAACGAAGCGGAGTTGGGACAGCGGCCCTTTATAGCATCATTGACGCTGGGAGCGACCCGGCAGTTTACATTTCGGCATAAAAAAACCGCGGAACGCGGCAGTATTTTGCTCTCAGGCGGGACGCTATTGATCATGCAGCCCGAATTTCAACATCACTGGCTGCATAGCATTCCTATCGATCCGCAACTATCTCAAGGACGCATAAACTTAACATTTCGGAAAGTCATCGCGCCCAAATAGCTTGGTTTGACTTCACTTGCTTTGGACGACAAGTCTTAATGTTGCTCCAACGCTTGGGCTTGCTCGGCTTCAAATTTCTTTCTTTTATCGCATTTCTCGCTACAGACGCAGTTACCGGTGCCGCCGCAAGATCCTTTGATAGCGTTCCTGCCGAAAACCACACCGACGGCCATGACGGCAATAACGATCAACATAAATAAAAATGTTACTAAAAAATAACCCATTGTTTTCTCCCGTTTTTTCTAAAGGCTGAAAGCAAAAAAGGAGCGATCCGAAAATCGCTCCCCATTGTTCGCGTCAGATAAATTTAAATTAACCGCCGAAATCATCCAACATGATATTTTCAGGATCAACGCCATTAGCTAACAGCATGTTGATCACTGAAGAGTTCATGATTGGAGGTCCGCACATGTAATATTCACAATCTTCTGGGTTCGGGTGTTTCTTGATGAACTCCTCGAACAACACGTTATGAATAAAGCCGGTGTAACCTTTCCAGTTATCTTCAGGTAACGCATCCGACAATGCCACATGCCATTCAAAATTATCATTTTCTTTGGCCAGCATATCAAAATCTTCTACATAGAACATTTCGCGTTTGCTACGAGCACCATACCAGAAAGTCATTTTGCGTTTGGATTTCAGTCTACGCAGTTGATCAAAGATATGCGAACGCATCGGCGCCATACCAGCACCACCACCGATGAATACCATTTCCGCATCGGTTTCCTTGGCAAAAAACTCGCCGTAAGGACCGGAAACGAATACTTTGTCGCCTGGCTTCAGATTGAAGATAAATGAAGACATTATACCTGGCGGGATACCATCCGGCGCCCCTGGAGGCGGTGTAGCAATCCTGACATTCAGCATAATTTCCTTTTCTTCAGGATACGATGCCATTGAGTACGCACGCAGGGTTGGTTCTTTTACGTCTGACACATAACGCCACAGATTGAATTTATCCCAATCAGGACGGTATTCATCGGCAACATCCATATCCGCATATTTTGAAATATGTGGCGGACATTCGATTTGAATATAACCGCCGGCACGGTAGTTAATAGCTTCGCCTTCCGGCAACTCCAACACCAACTCTTTAATGAAAGTGGCAACGTTGTCGTTCGATTTAACCGTGCATTCCCATTTTTTTACACCGAATACGCTGTCTTCAACTTCGATGTCCATATTTTGTTTAATGGACACTTGGCAAGCCAGACGTTCTCCATGCGCCGCTTCGCGCTTGGTGATATGGGATTGCTCGGTTGGCAGAATATCGCCACCGCCGCTATGCACTTTAACTTTGCATTGGCCGCAAGTGCCGCCACCGCCGCAAGCGGAGGAGACAAACAATTGGTTGTCGGCCAGTGCCGTTAATAACTTAGACCCAACCGGTACCCGAATTTTCTTCTCATGATTGATCAGAATTTCCACATCCCCGGAGGCCACTAATTTACTCTTGGCGCCGATGATTAAAAACACCAGCGCTATCACGATGACCGTGAAGAAAATAACACCTAATGCAATTTCCAGCATTACGATACCCTTATAATTGAATTCCAGAGAAAGCCATGAAGCCCAGAGACATCAAGCCGGCAGTGATAAAAGTGATGCCCAGACCTTGCAATGCAGCAGGTATATCGCTGTATTTCAATTTCTCACGCACACCGGCCATGACGGTAATCGCCAAAGCCCAACCAAAACCACTCCCTATACCATATACCACGCTTTCGCCGAAATTGTAGTCGCGTTCAATCATGAACAAGCTACCGGCCAAGATCGCACAGTTCACGGTAATCAGCGGCAGGAAGATACCCAAGGCTTGATACAGAGCCGGAAAGAATTTATCCAGAATCATTTCCAGGATCTGTACGATCGCAGCGATCATACCGATACAGCTCAACAAGCTTAAAAAGCTTAAATCCACACCGGAAATGCCGATCCAAGATAACGCATCTTCTTTCAACAAGGTTTGGTAGATGAAGTTATTGGCAGGCACGGTCAGGGTTTGCACCACCATTACCGCGATGCCCAAACCCATGGCAGTAGAGATCTTCTTGGACACCGCCAAGAAAGTACACATACCTAGGAAGAATGATAATGCTAGGTTTTCAATGAAAACCGCTTTAACAAAAAGACTGATATAGGCTTCCATTAGTGATGTCCCCCTTCACCGTGAGCAATCGACATGATTTTGAACTCGTTGTGCTCCACCTGTTTCGGTTTCCAAGTACGGAAACCCCAGATAATCAAACCAATGATGAAAAACGCGCTAGGCGGCAGCAACATCATGCCATTAGGCACATACCAACCACCGTCTTTGACTAGAGGCAATACATCGAAGCCAAGCAGTTTGCCTGAGCCCAAAGTTTCTCTGAACAGCGCCACGATGACCAGGATCAAGCTGTAACCTAAGCCATTACCGATACCGTCTACAAAGCTTTGCAGCGGCGGGTTCTTCATGGCATAGGCCTCAGCACGCCCCATGACGATACAGTTGGTAATAATCAAACCAACGAATACCGACAGTTTTTTGCTGACATCAAATGCAAAGGCTTTGAGCAACTGATCGACCACAATAACCAGCGAAGCAATAATGATCATCTGCACGATAATCCGAATGCTGCTGGGTATATGTTCCCGCACCGCACTGATCGCCGCACTTGAACAGGCGGTAACCGAGGTCAAGGCTAAAGCCATGATCAATGAAGTAGACATTTGCGAAGTTACCGCCAGCGCCGAACACACCCCAAGCACTTGTAAAGTGATTGGGTTGTTATCGACCAACGGTTCGAATAATACTTTTTTAGTTTCTTTATCCATTGTTTTGCCCTAACCGTTTGTTCTAATCTTGTTCAGATAGGTTGCGAAACCTTCCGCACCCATCCAATACTGGATCAGATTGCTGACACCACGGCTGGTCAGTGTTGCACCGGCCAAACCATCCACTTTGTAAACAGAATCCGGACGACTGGAATCCACACCGCCTTTCACCAGCGTCAAAGCCACCTCGCCTTTGTCGGAATAGACTTTCTTGCCTTTCCACAACGCACGCCAATTAGGATTGACTACCTCACCACCCAGGCCAGGGGTTTCCCCTTGGTCATACAGGTTGATGCTTTGTACCGTTTGCGCATCCGCTTCCAACGCCAAAAAGCCGTACATGGTAGACCACAGACCGTAACCGTTGATCGGTAAAATAATGGATTGCAGCTGATCGCCTTTCTTAACCAAAAATACTTTCGTGTATTTGGCTTTTTGACGGATGCTGGCAATATCTTTCTCGACCGGAATCAATTCGTTCTGCGCCGGATCTTTGGCAGCTTTGCGTTGGTCGTATTCGTCGACGTTGATATTGTCTACGTAATCTCCCGTTTTAAGGTCGACAATCTTGCTTTCGATTCTTTCCGCAAAGGCTTGGTCGATATCGGTACCCTCTTCCAACAAACCGGCTACATCAAGAATATTTTTCTTCATGTCCAGGGCTTTGTTGTAGCCTTGCAAAGGCCGTAAAGCGACTGTTGCGATAGATACCAAAACAGCGCACACCAGGCATAAGGCCAAAGCCACGTTAACGGTTTTTTCCAGGCTGTCGTTGCTTAAAGCCAGGATTCTGTCGGCGTAAACTCTGAACTGTTCGTAGTACTTGCAGAGCTGCTCGTTATACTTACAGGTTTTTTTCTCGGCATTAAGCATGGCGTTTGATCCTTCTTCTAATATTTGCTTGAACAACAAAGTAATCAATCAATGGTGCAAACATGTTTGAGAAAAGAATGGCAAGCATCACACCTTCTGGGAAAGCCGGGTTAATAACCCGAATGATGATAATCATCACGCCGATCATCGCACCGTAAATCCAACGACCGGTGTCGGTCACGGCTGCGGATACAGGATCGGTTGCCATAAACACCGTACCGAACGCAAAACCACCGACAACCATATGCCAGTACCATGGTATTGCAAACATCGGATTGGTAGTACTACCGATGATATTCAGCAAAGTAGACATCCCTATCATACCGATCAGCACGCCACCCATAATGCGGTAGGAAGCGACGCGGGTATAGAGCAGGAACGCAGCGCCCAGCATACAAGCCAAAGTTGAGGTTTCGCCCATGGAACCGGGAATGAAACCCAGGAACGCCTGAATCCAGCTAAAACTTTCCTTGATCGCTTCCAAGCCGCCAGCAGAAGCGAGAGACAATGCAGTAGCGCCACTGTAACCGTCCACGGCAACCCACACCGCATCCCCTGAAATGGACGCAGGATAAGCGAAGAACAGGAATGCCCGACCAGTTAGTGCGGGATTGAGGAAGTTTTTGCCGGTACCACCGAAAACTTCTTTACCCAACACGATACCGAAAGAGATACCCAGCGCCACTTGCCACAAAGGTATATCAGGTGGCAGGATCAAGGTATACAGCATCGAAGACACCAAGAAGCCTTCATTAACTTCGTGTTTACGCACAGTTGCGAAAAGCACTTCCCAGATACCGCCAACCGCCAAAGTCGTAATGTAAACCGGGAAAAAATACAACATCCCGTGCACTAGGCACGAAAAAGGATTGTATGGGTTGTAGCCAAACAGCGCCATTGGAATGCTGCGCCAGTTATTGATTTCGGTAGCACCGATTTTTTCCATCGCCAAATTGGCTTGGTAGCCGGTGTTATACCATGCCATCAAAATACAAAACGCCGTGGCTATTACCACGAAAGTCATGGTCCGTTTCAGGTCATTGCCGTCACGAACATGGGTTCTACCGCGCGTTACATCGGATGGCGTATAGATGAAAGTATCCACCATCTCATAGAGACCGTAATACTTCTCAAACTTGCCGCCCTTTGTAAAATGCGGCTCTATGCTATCTAAAATATCTCTAGCCGACATTATCCTTCCTTCTCGATTTTAGTTAAATTAGCTCTGAGCACAGGCGCGAAGTCGTGTTTACCTGGATCGACAAAGGTGAACAAAGACACGTCTTCTTCACTCAATTCCAGACAACCAAGAGACTGTGCAGTATCCGTATCGCCGACTACAATCGCTTTTAACAAAGGTGTAGCCAAAATATCCAAAGGCATGACCGACTCATATACGCCAACAGGGACGATGGCCCGGTTACTGCCGTTCTTATCGGTGGTCAACGGGAACAGGCGATTATCTTTACGATCTTTACTGGAAACGTAGACATTCAACGCCGAGTATTTGTCTTTACCCGGGACGATCCAACCGAAAAATTCTCGATCGCGACCTTCTTTGATAGCCGAAACTTGCAGGCTATAAGCACTCAAAAACGCAGCAGATCCGGTAGCTTCGTGGCCATATAAAACAGAACCCGAAATCACGCGATTTTCAACATCTTGCAATTCGCCAGCAACCAAATCATCCAAGTTCGCGCCCACACGGGTACGCACCAGCCTGGGGTTTTTAACGGTTGGACCAGCCAAGGAAACCACGCGCTCAACATTCAGTTTACCGCTGGTAAACAAAGCGCCGATAGCAATCACCGCTTGATAATCGATATGCCAAACAAATTTATGGATATTGACCGGATCGATGAAGTGTATGTGAGTGCTTGGCAAACCGGCAGGATGCGGACCGGAAAACTCGGCTATTTGCACTGCTTGGTTAGCAACCACATCGGTACCAGAAGCCTTGCAAAGATAGGTTTTACCAGACGTCAACTTGGAGATCACAGTCAAGCCATTAGCAAAGTCCGCGGCGCGCTCCTTGATAATCACAGCTGGATCGGCCGCAAGCGGACGAGTATCTATGGCTGTGACAAAAATCGAACTTGGGGAGGAATCAACAGCTGGGATTTTGCCGTAAGGACGAGTCAGGAACGAAGTCCACAAGCCCGATGCCAGCAAATTTTCCTTGACTTGCTCTTGAGTCAAATTGCCCAGCTCTGCTTCGCCGTATTTTGCGAATGACTCTTGCTGATTGCCCTGCAATTCGATGACAACAGACAACAAAGCACGTTTATCGCCACGATTAATAGCTTTGACCACACCCGCGCCGGGTGATACGAAGTTGACACCAGGATTCTTTTTGTCAGAAAAAAGCGCCTGTCCTAATTTGACCTTATCTCCTTCGGCAACCATCATCTTCGGTTTCAGATCAATATAGTCGGCACCTAACAAAGCAACCGATTTGATGCTGTTACCATCGCTTATCTTTTGTTCGGGGCCGCCTGTTATGGGCAAATCCAAACCTTTCTTTATATTAAATTGCATAGTTAATACGCCTGCTCCCCAGACTAGTTGCAGCAAAAAGCCCATTGAGAAACATCTCTCCCAAAGGACACTTCAAGACAAAACATGTTCATTACATCACAAGTTATCGGCTTTCTCAACGGAAAATCCCAAGGCTTGTGGCCCCGTAAGCCGCGCGATAGCGCCCGGCGCAAGTGGAAATGCCGATCAAATATCAACCACTTTATCGATATCAAAACCGCTGACATACTTGCGGCCGACATACCCCCGGGTATTGCTTAAAATACGGGCATCCGCTATCCGGTAATCACCCAAATTGTGCACATGACCGTGAAACCAGGCCGCTATTTCATACTCGTGAAATAAAGGCTTCAAGTCATTACAATACGCCAGCTTTTTAAGTACGTTGGGTGAATCGATCCAACTCCATTCGGTCGGCGCATGGTGCGTGACCACAATGGTCCTGCCGGCAAAGGGAGTGGCAAGCTGTTGTTCTAACCAGGACTTTGATTCCCGGTGTAGTTCGGCAAAGTGTTTAGGCTCGAATGATTGACCTGTAAACGACACCTTACGAAAGTCATTCAAGGTTTTTCCCAGCGCTTCGGCTTTTTCAGCGCCCTCGATAAACAAATTCGTCCACAAAGTACAACCCAAAAAGCGCACGCCCTGGAAGATAAACTGATCTTTTTCCAAGAACTGAATTTGACTGCCCGCACATTCCCTACGCAACATGTCGATGGTCTGTTGATATTCGTAACCATAAAACTCATGGTTACCCGCCACATAAACCACGGGCTTGCCGATAGACTTCAACCATTCGACACCTTGTTTGAATATGCCAATATCGCCCGCCGCCACGACAATATCGGCATCGGTTTCCGGCAAACTCTGCTCGCCAAATTCTAAATGCACATCAGAAAAGTAATTTATCCGCACAATTTGCTCTTTCGTCCTGTAACTAAGGAGGTATAATTTATATCCTAAGTGAATTACTTGGTATTTTTAGATAACTTTCAGTTTTTGCAAACCACAATTCTATGTCGATTAGCCCCAGAAAACACACCCAACAGGTTTTGGTAGGAAACGTAAAAGTCGGCGGCGGTGCTCCGATTGTAGTTCAATCCATGACTAATACCGATACAGCTGATGTTGCAGGAAGCGTTCAACAGATCATGGAATTAGCGACAGCCGGCTCAGAAATGGTCCGCATCACAGTCGACCGCGAAGAAGCTGCGCAAGCCGTACCGGAAATCGTCAACCGACTGGCGCAAAAAGGCTTTTCGGTGCCCATTATCGGCGACTTCCATTTCAACGGCCACAAGTTACTGGAAAAATATCCGGATTGCGCGCAAGCACTTTCCAAATACCGTATCAACCCCGGCAACGTCGGCAAAGGTAAGGCGCGGGATCCGCAATTTCAGCAGATGATAGAGCTTGCGATTCAATACAACAAACCCGTACGTATCGGCGTCAACGGTGGCAGTCTTGATCAAGCCGTGTTGACCCGCTTGCTCGACGAGAACAGGCAATTGGCGCAACCCAAGGAATTACCCTTGATCACCCGCGAAGCCATCATACTCTCTGCCCTGGAAAGCGCGGCAAAGGCCCAGGAGCTGGGATTGGGCAAAGACAAAATCATTCTGTCTTGCAAAATCAGTGATGTCCAGGAGCTGATCAGCATTTACCAAGACCTGTCCAGCCGTTGCGATTACGCCCTGCACTTAGGCCTTACCGAAGCAGGCATGGGCTCCAAAGGCATCGTCGCATCGTCGGCAGCGCTAGGCGTATTGATGCAACAAGGCATAGGTGACACCATCCGCGTATCCCTAACACCCGAACCCGGTGCAGCGCGCACCAAAGAAGTCATCGTGGCCCAGGAAATTCTGCAAACCATGAACTTCCGCTCCTTCACCCCCATGGTAGTAGCCTGCCCCGGC of the Methylomonas sp. MK1 genome contains:
- the ispG gene encoding flavodoxin-dependent (E)-4-hydroxy-3-methylbut-2-enyl-diphosphate synthase — its product is MSISPRKHTQQVLVGNVKVGGGAPIVVQSMTNTDTADVAGSVQQIMELATAGSEMVRITVDREEAAQAVPEIVNRLAQKGFSVPIIGDFHFNGHKLLEKYPDCAQALSKYRINPGNVGKGKARDPQFQQMIELAIQYNKPVRIGVNGGSLDQAVLTRLLDENRQLAQPKELPLITREAIILSALESAAKAQELGLGKDKIILSCKISDVQELISIYQDLSSRCDYALHLGLTEAGMGSKGIVASSAALGVLMQQGIGDTIRVSLTPEPGAARTKEVIVAQEILQTMNFRSFTPMVVACPGCGRTTSDYFQRLAQDIQGYLRDQMPVWKDKYKGVEDMKVAVMGCVVNGPGESKNANIGISLPGTGESPVAPVFEDGFKTVTLKGDHIAEEFQAIVERYIESHYSAQ